One part of the Panulirus ornatus isolate Po-2019 chromosome 73, ASM3632096v1, whole genome shotgun sequence genome encodes these proteins:
- the eIF6 gene encoding eukaryotic translation initiation factor 6 gives MAIRCQFEGSNEVGVFAKLTNSYCLAGIGASANFYSIFEEQLSDSIPIVFASIAGCRIVGTMVSGNRHGVLVPSTTTDSELQHLRDHLPDKVKVQRIEERLSALGNVVVCNDYVALVHPDIDRETEETIHDVLQVEVFRHTIANNVLVGSYAVLSNQGGIVHPATPTQEQDELSMLLQVPLVAGTVNRGSNALAAGLLVNDWSAFCGMDTTATELKVIESIFKISDTPQTAITTSMRKALIDSMS, from the exons ATGGCTATTCGTTGTCAGTTTGAAGGATCAAATGAGGTGGGAGTGTTTGCCAAGCTAACAAATTCATACTGCTTAGCTGGTATCGGGGCCTCGGCTAATTTCTACAG CATCTTTGAAGAACAGCTGAGTGATTCAATACCTATCGTATTTGCCTCTATTGCTGGTTGTCGCATAGTTGGGACAATGGTTTCAG gtaaTCGACATGGGGTTTTGGTGCCAAGCACAACAACTGATTCTGAGCTGCAGCATTTACGAGACCATCTTCCAGATAAAGTAAAAGTCCAAAGAATAGAGGAAAGATTATCTGCTCTGGGGAATGTAGTTGTTTGTAATGATTATGTTGCTCTTGTTCATCCAGATATTGACAGG GAAACTGAGGAAACTATCCATGATGTCTTGCAAGTGGAAGTGTTTCGTCATACTATAGCTAACAACGTACTGGTTGGGTCTTACGCTGTGCTTTCCAATCAAGGAGGCATTGTACACCCTGCCACTCCCACCCAGGAGCAAGATGAACTGTCAATGTTGTTACAGGTTCCACTTGTT GCTGGCACAGTAAACCGAGGCAGTAATGCTTTAGCAGCAGGTCTTTTGGTAAATGATTGGTCAGCTTTTTGTGGCATGGACACAACAGCCACAGAACTTAAAGTGATTGAGAGTATTTTCAAAATAAGTGATACTCCACAGACAGCTATAACTACATCAATGAGGAAAGCACTGATTGATAG CATGTCTTAA